Genomic DNA from Mycolicibacterium helvum:
CCCAGCAGCTCGGCACGAGTCGCGGCGGTGACCACCAGCTGACCCGAGTCGTTCGGTGTGGCGTAGAAGCTGAACTCGCTGGAGGTCAAAGCCAATGCCTTGGCGGTGATTTCGCGGTGCACCGCGGCTGGATCATCACCGGCCAGCAGGTCGGTGCTGATATCACGGGTGGCTTCGATCCACAGCTGACGGCTGTGCGCGGCCTGATACAGCCGGGCGTTGTCGATCGCGATGCCTGCGGCGCCCGCCAGCGCCAGCAGAAGTACCTCGTCGGCTTCGGTGAACGCCGCCCCGTGTGCCTTCTCGGTCAGGTAGAGGTTGCCGTAGAGCTGATCGCGGATCCGGATGGGCACCCCGAGGAAGCTACGCATCGGCGGATGGTGCGCAGGGAACCCGATTGACGACGGGTGCTGGGAAAGATCATCGACGCGAATCACTTTGGGGGTTTTCAGCAGCAGACCCAGCATCCCGTGCCCCGCGGGCAGTGGACCGATCAGCTCGGCGGTCTCGGAGTCGATCCCCTCGAAGACGAACCGTTCCAGGACCGGTTGCGGTTCGGACGCGATCACCCCGACGGCACCGTAGCGGGCATTCACCAACCCCATGGCGGTGTGCACGATCGTGTGCAGCTTCTTCTCGAGTTCCAGCCCGGAGGAAACGGCCAGCATCGCGTCGATGAGACCGTCGCGGACGTCGACGTCAAACATCGCTGCGGCGCAGCGTCTCCGCGGCGAACAGGGCGGCCTGGGTGCGTCCACTGAGCCCCAGCTTGATCAGCAGCCGCGACACGTAGTTCTTGATCGTCTTCTCGGCGAGGAACATCCGCTGGCCGATCTCGCGGTTGGTCAGGCCCTCGCCCAGCAGTTGCAACAGCGTGCGTTCGGTGGCCGACAAGTCACGTAGCCGCTCGTCGGACTCGGTGTCTTTGCGTAGTCGGGTCATCAGCGCGGCCGCGGCGCGGTTGTCCAGCAACGACTTTCCTGCACCAACGGTCTTGATGGCCTCGGCCAGCTCCATGCCGCGAATGTCCTTGACCACGTATCCGCTGGCGCCGGCCAGGATCGCGTCGAGCATGGATTGCTCGTCGGTGAACGACGTCAAGATGAGACAACGCAATTCGGACTGTGCGGCAAGCAGATCGCGGCACAGGTCGATGCCGC
This window encodes:
- a CDS encoding response regulator yields the protein MIKVFLVDDHEVVRRGLAELLGSDPELTVVGEAATVAEALARIPAARPDVAVLDIRLPDGSGIDLCRDLLAAQSELRCLILTSFTDEQSMLDAILAGASGYVVKDIRGMELAEAIKTVGAGKSLLDNRAAAALMTRLRKDTESDERLRDLSATERTLLQLLGEGLTNREIGQRMFLAEKTIKNYVSRLLIKLGLSGRTQAALFAAETLRRSDV